In Paenibacillus sp. 1781tsa1, one DNA window encodes the following:
- a CDS encoding beta-galactosidase family protein, producing the protein MALLTYKGSQFMYDGEPIRILSGAIHYFRVVPEYWEDRLLKLKACGFNTVETYVPWNVHEPQPGQYCFEGMADLERFIRIADDVGLHVIVRPSPYICAEWEFGGLPSWLLAADDIRLRCNDATFLANVDRYYDVLLPKLKPLLSTHGGPIIAMQIENEYGSFGNDASYLQYLRDGMVERGVDVLLFTSDGPTDHMLQAGSVPRHLATVNFGSGTQGSFTKLREYQAEEPLMCMEYWNGWFDHWGESHHTREAADVAGVFEEMLRLGASVNFYMFHGGTNFGFYNGANCQQKDQYEPTITSYDYDSLLSESGEPTAKFHAVRDLIARHSDEDLGELVLPESKGTVAYGRVELNQQASLLTQLDLISAPVQRTNPETMEKLGQDYGFICYQSRISGPRERQELVVQEVRDRALVFVDGQFQGVLERGNTAVSISFEVPPEGADLLILVENMGRINYGPYLRDPKGITEGVRHGFQFLFDWTIHCLPLTDLSGLQFSNAISEAQGPAFYRGNLQITDVRDTFLRLDSWTKGVAFVNGFNLGRYWNKGPQKTWYVPAPLLHEGDNEIMVFELHQTSELAVTLVDTPDLG; encoded by the coding sequence ATGGCGTTGCTAACGTATAAAGGTTCACAATTCATGTATGATGGCGAGCCCATTCGGATTCTGTCGGGTGCCATCCATTATTTCAGAGTGGTCCCCGAATATTGGGAGGATCGGTTACTCAAGCTGAAAGCCTGCGGTTTCAATACAGTGGAAACGTATGTGCCGTGGAATGTCCATGAGCCGCAGCCGGGGCAGTACTGTTTTGAAGGCATGGCTGATCTGGAACGTTTTATTCGCATTGCGGATGATGTGGGTCTGCATGTGATTGTACGCCCAAGTCCTTATATATGTGCGGAGTGGGAGTTTGGCGGATTGCCTTCCTGGCTGCTTGCAGCTGATGATATCCGTCTTCGGTGTAATGATGCAACATTTCTGGCGAATGTGGATCGTTATTACGATGTGCTTTTGCCCAAATTGAAACCCCTTCTTAGCACGCATGGTGGGCCGATCATCGCGATGCAGATTGAAAATGAGTACGGCAGTTTCGGCAATGACGCGAGTTACCTGCAATATTTACGGGATGGCATGGTAGAGCGGGGTGTGGATGTGCTTCTGTTTACTTCGGATGGACCGACAGATCACATGCTACAGGCAGGATCGGTACCAAGGCATCTGGCTACAGTCAATTTTGGATCAGGGACGCAAGGATCGTTCACCAAGCTGCGTGAGTATCAGGCAGAAGAACCTTTGATGTGCATGGAATATTGGAACGGCTGGTTCGATCACTGGGGTGAGTCGCATCATACCCGGGAAGCCGCAGATGTGGCTGGTGTGTTTGAGGAGATGCTTCGGTTAGGAGCTTCGGTTAACTTTTATATGTTCCATGGGGGAACGAACTTTGGATTTTACAACGGAGCGAACTGTCAGCAGAAGGATCAATACGAACCCACCATTACAAGTTACGACTACGATTCACTGCTCAGTGAATCCGGGGAGCCAACAGCAAAATTTCATGCCGTACGTGATCTTATTGCTCGCCATAGCGATGAAGATCTGGGTGAGCTTGTGCTGCCAGAATCGAAGGGGACCGTCGCCTATGGGCGAGTGGAGTTGAACCAGCAGGCGTCATTACTTACACAATTGGACTTGATATCAGCTCCGGTGCAACGTACGAATCCAGAAACGATGGAGAAGCTGGGTCAGGATTATGGATTTATTTGTTATCAATCCCGGATATCCGGGCCAAGGGAGCGACAGGAACTGGTGGTTCAGGAGGTGCGTGACCGTGCGCTTGTGTTTGTTGATGGTCAATTTCAGGGCGTGTTGGAACGGGGGAATACAGCAGTATCGATTTCGTTTGAAGTACCGCCAGAGGGCGCAGATCTATTGATCCTTGTTGAAAATATGGGGCGAATCAACTATGGTCCGTACCTGAGAGATCCAAAGGGCATTACGGAGGGGGTGCGACATGGCTTTCAATTTTTATTCGATTGGACGATTCATTGTCTGCCATTAACCGATCTGTCGGGTTTACAATTTAGCAATGCGATTAGCGAAGCACAGGGGCCTGCTTTTTATAGGGGAAATCTTCAGATCACGGATGTCAGAGATACTTTTCTGCGTCTGGATAGCTGGACCAAGGGGGTTGCATTTGTAAACGGATTCAATCTGGGGCGCTACTGGAATAAAGGACCGCAAAAAACATGGTATGTGCCTGCCCCGCTCCTTCATGAAGGTGATAATGAAATCATGGTATTTGAGCTTCATCAGACGTCTGAACTGGCCGTAACGTTGGTGGATACACCGGATTTGGGCTAG
- a CDS encoding DUF896 domain-containing protein: MIPTLTRINELARKAKEGGLTEMEKEERVNLRQEYLQTFRGSVNDILLNATIYDPNGDDVTPDKLKQEQANQNNN; the protein is encoded by the coding sequence ATGATCCCAACATTGACCAGAATTAATGAACTTGCAAGAAAAGCCAAAGAGGGCGGATTGACGGAGATGGAGAAAGAGGAACGGGTTAATCTTCGCCAGGAATATCTGCAAACTTTTCGCGGTTCGGTCAACGACATTCTCTTGAATGCAACCATCTATGATCCGAACGGCGATGACGTGACTCCTGATAAATTGAAACAAGAACAAGCCAATCAAAACAACAACTAG
- a CDS encoding low temperature requirement protein A encodes MMEKKVTWLELFYDLLFVAAVSKAGHVLLHAEHGVITFEYLMKFVLIFIPVWWAWVGQTLFINRYGQDILIHRIFLILQLLSVMVMTASLSTHFDQYYLSFFVGYIGSRAFTAIQYLTVHKSKSEHQQQAARYLGTCFLIGILISSGSLFFDSWLRYLILYAGIAVDIVLPLIGRKNLVKVPVQTHHLLERFALFTLILLGESVVSIIAVLQADQWDMKSILFAAFTSIFVIAMWWQYFDNVEKKVSKEIQTAGQAIIYGHLFIYISMSMIAASIQLLYQNQLNYVFMLGFVFGSALLYFLSTSLVFHRYRHAHLRLGPRHLAFMVGLLVAFVLVDLVYQVPGYVIMGEDMLFFLVYAKLTT; translated from the coding sequence ATGATGGAGAAAAAGGTTACCTGGCTGGAGCTATTTTACGATCTACTCTTCGTAGCAGCGGTTTCCAAAGCAGGTCATGTCTTGTTACATGCCGAACACGGAGTAATTACGTTTGAATACTTAATGAAGTTTGTGCTTATTTTCATCCCTGTTTGGTGGGCATGGGTTGGTCAGACCTTGTTTATTAACCGCTATGGTCAAGACATCCTGATCCATAGAATATTTCTCATCCTTCAGCTCCTGTCCGTGATGGTCATGACGGCGAGCCTCTCTACCCATTTTGACCAATACTACCTGTCCTTCTTCGTGGGTTATATCGGTTCACGGGCATTTACGGCGATACAGTATCTGACGGTTCATAAGTCAAAAAGTGAGCATCAACAGCAAGCGGCCCGTTACTTGGGCACCTGTTTCCTCATTGGTATATTGATCTCATCAGGTTCACTATTCTTCGATTCCTGGCTGCGCTACTTGATTTTGTATGCAGGAATTGCGGTGGACATCGTGCTTCCGTTGATCGGACGTAAAAATCTGGTGAAAGTACCGGTTCAGACTCATCATTTGTTGGAACGTTTTGCGTTATTTACACTCATCCTGCTGGGCGAATCGGTAGTTAGTATTATCGCTGTACTGCAAGCCGATCAATGGGATATGAAATCCATCCTGTTTGCCGCATTTACGTCCATCTTTGTCATTGCGATGTGGTGGCAGTACTTCGACAACGTGGAGAAAAAGGTCAGCAAAGAGATTCAGACTGCCGGACAAGCGATCATATACGGCCATCTGTTCATCTACATCTCCATGAGTATGATTGCGGCTTCCATTCAGCTGTTATATCAGAATCAGTTAAACTATGTGTTCATGCTAGGGTTTGTGTTTGGATCGGCGCTACTGTATTTCTTGTCGACTTCACTTGTGTTTCATCGTTACAGACACGCACATCTGCGACTGGGTCCGCGCCATCTGGCGTTCATGGTAGGGTTACTGGTTGCATTTGTCCTTGTGGATCTGGTTTACCAGGTTCCGGGTTATGTCATCATGGGCGAAGACATGTTATTCTTCCTGGTGTATGCGAAACTTACGACTTGA
- a CDS encoding glycoside hydrolase family 3 C-terminal domain-containing protein produces MSTHQIGVPLEGFAEFSRTVAAEGAVLVRNEGQVLPLRENENVSVFGRIQVNYYRSGTGSGGSVHVAYTTNLLDGLRSKKNITVNEELAAVYEKWIEENPFDDGGKVWAAEPWNQKEMPLTDELVAQARSKSSKAIIVIGRTAGEDQDNADAPGSYQLTEDEKAMLKKVTAQFEHTIVVLNVSNIIDMSWLNETYLHPIQGVIYSWHGGMEGGNAIADVLAGDVTPSGKLTDTIAYSIEDYPSTSNYGNEFKNLYQEDIYVGYRYFETFRPERVQFEFGYGLSYTTFLAQHEEAKSVSKDGETYIEVRVNVTNSGTTYAGKEVVQVYYEAPQGKLGQPVKALVAFGKTGLLQPGESELLTISFPIHAMASYDDAGVTGHTSAYVLEEGTYRLHVGTSVKQVQHISVDGQDGYIIESLQLVEQLQEAMAPTEDFTRMKPGTRKEDGSYELTYAEVPKRKISMANRIEQNLPQTLEQTGNQGYKLSDVKAGKVSLEAFIAQLSDQDLAAIVRGEGMSSPLVTSGTASAFGGVSDSLFNYGIPVACTADGPSGIRMDSGEKATQVSIGTLLAATWNQDLVEELYVMEGQELLRNQVDTLLGPGLNIRRSPLNGRNFEYFSEDPLISGVFAAACTKGIMKGGSNATLKHFACNNQEKHRSKVDAVVSERALREIYLKGFEIAVKEGGANSIMTSYNPINGHWAASNYDLNTTILRGEWNFEGIVMTDWWAIMNDVTEGGEADRKYTNWMIRAQNDLYMVVPNYGAEINGWDDNTIESLENGTLTRGELQRSAINICKFIMNAPVSGRKHEIVENVASFHANASLSAEQAQVLVENAQVKPAVAEPVYMKVDEAGHYRIIVQIMSPEPELAQSACNLLLNDQLVTTIQTNGTEGKWIRQKLVKVDLEAGLYEVKLDFTKPGLQIDWIEFKQV; encoded by the coding sequence TTGAGCACACATCAAATCGGAGTTCCATTGGAAGGGTTTGCAGAGTTTAGTCGTACGGTTGCCGCTGAAGGAGCCGTTTTAGTCAGAAATGAAGGCCAAGTGCTTCCACTTCGTGAAAACGAAAACGTTTCAGTTTTTGGACGGATTCAAGTGAATTATTATCGCAGCGGCACGGGTTCGGGCGGTAGTGTTCATGTAGCCTACACAACGAATCTGCTCGATGGTCTGCGCAGCAAAAAGAATATAACGGTGAACGAAGAACTGGCAGCTGTCTATGAGAAGTGGATTGAAGAAAATCCATTTGATGATGGCGGAAAAGTATGGGCGGCCGAGCCATGGAATCAGAAAGAAATGCCTTTGACAGATGAACTGGTTGCACAGGCTAGAAGCAAATCCAGCAAAGCCATTATCGTGATTGGACGTACAGCAGGAGAAGATCAGGATAATGCGGATGCGCCAGGAAGTTACCAACTGACAGAAGATGAGAAAGCGATGCTGAAGAAAGTCACTGCGCAGTTTGAACACACAATCGTAGTACTGAATGTCTCGAATATCATCGACATGAGCTGGTTAAACGAAACGTATCTACATCCAATTCAAGGTGTGATTTACTCCTGGCATGGCGGTATGGAGGGTGGCAACGCGATTGCTGATGTGCTGGCGGGAGACGTTACACCAAGCGGTAAACTGACAGATACGATTGCATATTCCATCGAAGATTATCCTTCGACAAGCAACTACGGCAATGAGTTCAAGAACCTGTATCAGGAAGATATCTATGTAGGTTATCGTTATTTCGAAACGTTTCGACCTGAGCGTGTTCAGTTTGAATTCGGTTATGGCCTGTCTTATACGACGTTTTTGGCCCAGCATGAAGAAGCGAAATCTGTATCCAAAGACGGCGAAACCTACATCGAAGTTCGTGTCAATGTGACCAACTCAGGTACAACATATGCGGGCAAAGAGGTTGTGCAAGTCTATTATGAAGCCCCGCAAGGCAAACTGGGACAACCGGTGAAGGCTTTGGTGGCTTTTGGCAAAACAGGATTGTTGCAGCCGGGCGAGTCAGAACTTCTGACGATCAGTTTCCCGATCCATGCCATGGCATCTTACGATGATGCAGGTGTTACGGGCCATACTTCCGCATACGTTCTGGAAGAAGGCACATACCGACTGCATGTAGGAACCAGTGTGAAACAAGTGCAGCACATCAGTGTTGATGGCCAGGATGGCTATATTATTGAATCTCTTCAATTGGTGGAGCAACTGCAAGAAGCGATGGCTCCAACGGAAGATTTTACACGGATGAAACCAGGTACGCGCAAGGAAGATGGATCTTATGAACTGACTTATGCAGAAGTGCCGAAACGTAAGATATCCATGGCGAACCGGATTGAGCAGAATCTCCCGCAAACGCTGGAGCAGACGGGGAACCAGGGCTACAAGCTGAGTGACGTTAAAGCTGGCAAAGTGAGTCTGGAAGCCTTCATCGCTCAACTGAGTGATCAGGATCTGGCGGCAATTGTCCGTGGCGAAGGCATGAGCAGTCCACTCGTTACTTCGGGAACGGCATCTGCATTTGGGGGTGTCAGCGATAGCCTGTTCAACTATGGTATTCCGGTAGCTTGTACGGCAGATGGCCCGTCGGGTATTCGTATGGATAGTGGAGAGAAAGCAACACAGGTATCCATCGGAACGTTGCTTGCCGCAACATGGAACCAAGATCTCGTAGAAGAGCTGTATGTGATGGAAGGACAGGAACTGTTGAGAAATCAGGTAGATACCCTGCTCGGACCTGGACTGAATATCCGCCGGAGCCCGCTTAATGGCCGGAACTTTGAGTACTTCTCTGAAGATCCACTGATCTCGGGTGTATTTGCGGCAGCATGTACGAAAGGCATTATGAAGGGTGGTTCCAATGCCACACTGAAACACTTTGCCTGCAACAACCAAGAGAAACACCGCAGTAAAGTAGATGCTGTTGTCTCTGAGCGTGCACTGCGTGAAATTTACCTGAAAGGGTTCGAAATCGCTGTAAAAGAAGGCGGAGCGAACTCCATCATGACCTCCTACAACCCGATTAACGGACACTGGGCGGCATCCAACTACGACCTGAACACCACAATTTTGCGCGGTGAATGGAATTTCGAGGGTATCGTCATGACCGACTGGTGGGCAATTATGAACGATGTCACCGAAGGTGGAGAGGCGGATCGCAAATACACGAACTGGATGATTCGTGCACAGAATGATCTCTACATGGTTGTACCGAACTACGGCGCAGAGATCAATGGCTGGGACGACAACACGATTGAATCCTTGGAAAATGGAACATTGACTCGCGGAGAGCTGCAACGCTCTGCAATCAACATCTGCAAGTTCATCATGAATGCACCGGTGTCCGGTAGAAAACACGAGATCGTGGAGAACGTAGCTTCGTTCCATGCGAATGCATCCCTATCGGCTGAACAGGCCCAGGTTCTGGTTGAGAATGCACAGGTGAAACCTGCGGTAGCTGAACCTGTTTACATGAAAGTGGACGAGGCTGGCCATTATCGAATTATTGTACAGATCATGTCCCCTGAGCCGGAACTGGCTCAAAGTGCATGTAACCTGCTCCTGAATGACCAGTTGGTAACCACCATTCAAACGAATGGTACGGAAGGCAAATGGATCAGACAGAAGCTTGTCAAAGTAGACCTTGAAGCAGGACTGTATGAAGTGAAACTGGACTTCACCAAACCAGGTCTCCAGATTGATTGGATCGAATTCAAGCAGGTGTAG
- a CDS encoding alpha-L-fucosidase: MNHELQSAEWITTAAQIRPSERQLRWQEMEFYGFIHFTVNTFTDREWGTGEEDPSIFNPSELSAVQWVQACKAAGMKGLILTCKHHDGFCLWPSQFTAHTVAASPWRNGAGDLVQEVADACREGGLKFGVYLSPWDRHEATYGDSERYNEFFLHQLRELLTNYGDIFCVWFDGACGEGPNGKRQIYDWDAYYALIRELQPEAVISVCGPDVRWCGNEAGHTRESEWSVVPAHMQDNEKIQEQSQQVDDGEFATRINTQDRDLGSREVIRSQGEQLIWYPAEVNTSIRPGWFYHASEDDQVKTLEELLAVYYGAVGGNATFLLNLPPDTRGLIHERDVERLQELGDSLRAIFQENLALQALVTASETMDEQHTVLEVLTERRDTYWCPHEGTEQAWIELDLQEERSFDRVVLMEHIEIGQRIERFTLESQRADGGWKEFYTGTVVGYKRICYFPQVTSRRMRLTIHESRWYPTLSGLGIYLSERGGL; this comes from the coding sequence ATGAATCATGAACTGCAATCAGCCGAATGGATTACAACCGCAGCGCAGATCCGCCCATCCGAACGCCAGTTGAGATGGCAGGAGATGGAGTTTTACGGGTTTATTCATTTTACGGTAAATACATTCACGGATCGAGAATGGGGTACTGGAGAGGAAGACCCGTCGATCTTCAATCCTTCTGAACTGAGCGCAGTACAATGGGTGCAGGCGTGCAAGGCTGCGGGGATGAAGGGGCTGATTTTGACGTGTAAGCATCATGATGGATTTTGTTTGTGGCCAAGCCAGTTTACAGCGCATACGGTCGCGGCCAGTCCATGGAGGAACGGTGCGGGGGATTTGGTGCAGGAAGTCGCCGATGCCTGCCGTGAGGGCGGATTAAAGTTTGGCGTGTACCTGTCTCCTTGGGATCGGCATGAAGCCACTTATGGAGATTCCGAGAGGTATAACGAGTTTTTCCTCCATCAGTTACGCGAGCTGCTTACGAATTATGGCGACATCTTCTGTGTATGGTTTGACGGCGCGTGTGGTGAGGGTCCGAATGGCAAAAGACAGATCTATGACTGGGACGCCTATTATGCGCTTATTCGTGAACTCCAGCCCGAAGCTGTTATCTCGGTATGTGGCCCGGATGTTCGCTGGTGTGGCAATGAAGCGGGGCATACGCGGGAATCGGAATGGAGCGTTGTGCCCGCGCATATGCAGGATAATGAGAAGATTCAGGAGCAATCGCAGCAGGTGGATGATGGCGAGTTTGCCACAAGGATTAATACGCAGGACCGTGATTTGGGAAGCCGAGAGGTCATTCGTTCCCAAGGTGAGCAATTGATCTGGTACCCTGCCGAGGTGAATACCTCAATTCGTCCGGGATGGTTTTATCATGCCAGTGAGGATGATCAGGTCAAAACATTGGAAGAACTGCTCGCCGTCTATTACGGTGCAGTAGGGGGCAATGCCACCTTTTTGCTCAATCTGCCACCGGATACGCGTGGTCTCATTCACGAACGGGATGTGGAGCGACTACAGGAATTGGGAGATTCGCTTCGTGCTATTTTCCAGGAAAATTTGGCCTTGCAGGCGCTGGTAACAGCATCGGAGACGATGGATGAACAGCATACCGTATTGGAGGTGCTGACGGAACGACGGGATACGTATTGGTGTCCTCACGAAGGAACGGAGCAGGCTTGGATCGAGCTGGATTTACAGGAAGAACGATCATTTGACCGGGTGGTGCTGATGGAACATATCGAGATAGGCCAACGGATTGAGCGATTTACACTGGAGTCACAGAGGGCAGATGGGGGTTGGAAAGAATTCTACACAGGGACGGTGGTGGGGTATAAACGAATTTGCTATTTCCCCCAGGTCACATCGAGAAGGATGCGATTAACCATTCATGAATCCAGATGGTATCCTACGTTGTCGGGGTTAGGCATATATCTGAGCGAGCGGGGAGGGTTGTAA
- a CDS encoding copper homeostasis protein CutC, whose amino-acid sequence MERQPVLEVIAVDVEDAKAAEEGGADRIELVSAMIEGGLTPSYGVMEQVVSQVSIPVYVMIRPHSRSFRYSTEDIHAMTRDIRVAKELGAAGIVIGALTGNGEVDLISLQSCMTESQGLGVTFHRAIDVSTSLTEALKAINTLGNVERVLTSGGKQTAPEGILELKQLQQLGQTLNIAVMAGSGVTIEGIQTLVSQTGITEIHMGSGVRYEGSFKYPIDPHLVEEAKQQLLLASQPFHGQ is encoded by the coding sequence ATGGAAAGACAGCCTGTATTGGAAGTCATTGCTGTGGATGTGGAAGATGCCAAGGCAGCTGAGGAGGGAGGGGCCGATCGGATTGAGCTGGTATCTGCGATGATCGAGGGTGGCCTTACCCCCAGTTATGGTGTCATGGAGCAAGTAGTATCCCAAGTCTCCATCCCGGTCTATGTCATGATTCGTCCCCATAGCCGCTCGTTTCGCTATAGCACAGAGGACATCCACGCCATGACCCGTGATATTCGCGTGGCGAAGGAACTTGGAGCCGCTGGCATCGTGATCGGCGCCCTCACCGGAAATGGTGAAGTCGATCTCATATCCTTGCAATCATGTATGACCGAATCTCAGGGTTTGGGTGTTACGTTTCATCGTGCAATTGATGTGAGCACAAGCCTGACTGAGGCGCTCAAGGCCATTAACACATTGGGCAACGTGGAGCGTGTGCTTACATCGGGAGGGAAACAGACAGCGCCTGAAGGCATACTGGAACTGAAACAGCTTCAGCAATTGGGGCAAACCTTGAACATCGCTGTCATGGCAGGGTCGGGGGTCACCATAGAGGGAATTCAAACGCTAGTGAGTCAGACAGGTATCACGGAAATCCATATGGGATCAGGCGTGAGGTACGAAGGCAGCTTTAAATATCCCATTGATCCACATTTGGTTGAAGAAGCCAAGCAGCAGTTATTGCTTGCATCACAGCCATTTCATGGACAGTAG
- a CDS encoding SPFH domain-containing protein, which produces MGFFRNQFSNVVEWEEFRDDMIFWKWSNREIKKGSKLIIRSGQDAIFLNNGKVEGIFEDEGSFNIDSEIIPFLSTLKGFKFGFNSGMRVEVLFVNTKEFTVRWGTQSPVLIPTPQLPGGMPIRANGTFNFKVSDYVTLIDKIAGIKQSYLVEDVKIRITSVLDQLLMKWISREGKDMFNLQANASDIAKGIQEDLDMQMMDIGIGITGFQVMSFNYPKEIQDMITKTASHEMIGNLQKYQQVSMTDGISSGKVQGGGAASDMAGMMMGMNMANEMMKNMNQNQNQNNNNNANSSQNQNADQKPAGNSNGDSNPSSTEGNKKPNFCPNCGAKNEGANFCPNCGQKLG; this is translated from the coding sequence ATGGGATTTTTCAGAAATCAGTTTTCGAATGTGGTGGAATGGGAAGAGTTCAGAGATGACATGATATTTTGGAAGTGGAGCAACCGGGAGATCAAGAAGGGGAGTAAACTTATCATCCGTTCGGGTCAGGACGCCATTTTCCTGAATAACGGGAAAGTGGAAGGGATTTTCGAGGACGAAGGATCATTTAATATCGATTCCGAGATTATTCCGTTTCTTTCTACCTTAAAAGGGTTCAAATTCGGATTCAACAGCGGCATGCGGGTCGAAGTACTATTTGTAAATACCAAAGAGTTCACCGTGCGCTGGGGCACACAAAGCCCGGTATTGATTCCGACACCACAACTCCCGGGCGGAATGCCGATTCGGGCCAACGGAACATTTAATTTCAAAGTGAGTGACTACGTGACTCTGATTGATAAAATCGCGGGTATCAAGCAGAGCTATTTGGTCGAGGATGTCAAAATCCGTATCACTTCCGTGCTGGATCAGCTTCTAATGAAGTGGATTAGCCGTGAAGGGAAGGATATGTTCAACCTGCAGGCCAATGCGTCGGATATTGCCAAGGGGATTCAGGAAGATCTGGATATGCAGATGATGGACATCGGCATTGGGATTACCGGTTTCCAGGTGATGAGCTTCAATTATCCTAAGGAAATTCAGGATATGATTACAAAGACCGCTTCACATGAGATGATTGGTAATCTGCAAAAGTATCAGCAGGTCAGCATGACAGACGGTATCTCATCCGGTAAAGTACAGGGCGGCGGCGCGGCCTCGGATATGGCAGGCATGATGATGGGTATGAACATGGCCAATGAAATGATGAAGAACATGAATCAGAACCAAAACCAGAACAACAATAACAATGCCAATTCGTCTCAGAATCAGAATGCCGACCAGAAGCCAGCAGGTAATAGCAACGGTGATTCTAATCCATCTTCAACAGAAGGCAACAAGAAGCCAAACTTCTGCCCGAACTGTGGAGCCAAAAATGAAGGAGCCAACTTCTGTCCGAACTGTGGTCAAAAGCTAGGCTAA
- a CDS encoding ring-cleaving dioxygenase, with protein MTIQTAGIHHITAFAGDPQANVDFYAGVLGLRLVKKTINFDAPDVYHLYFGDEHGSPGTIITFFPSAGSPRGKIGGGQVGITSYVIPPGSIGFWQNRLEQYNIDVTHTSRFNEELLQFEDSEGLRLELVEREEGATSTWAHEGIPTDQAIKGFGGAVLFSVNPQRTMDALEKILGFVKVGENEEYARFRSSGDIGNVVDVPVTRIPLGMGGAGTVHHIAWRATDDVEHAQWSEAVRDYGYQPTPVRDRQYFNAIYFREAGGILFEIATDPPGFAKDEPADSLGQKLMLPEWFEKYRPQIEDNLQPIVVRTLEPATTAK; from the coding sequence ATGACTATTCAAACAGCAGGTATCCACCATATTACAGCTTTCGCAGGAGATCCACAGGCCAACGTTGACTTTTATGCCGGAGTTCTGGGATTGCGTCTCGTGAAAAAAACAATCAATTTCGATGCACCTGATGTATACCACCTGTATTTTGGAGACGAACACGGAAGCCCAGGTACCATCATTACCTTCTTCCCATCCGCTGGATCACCACGGGGCAAAATTGGCGGAGGTCAGGTCGGCATCACTTCCTATGTCATTCCTCCTGGGTCGATTGGCTTCTGGCAGAATCGTCTGGAGCAGTATAATATTGATGTAACTCACACAAGTCGCTTCAATGAAGAGCTGCTTCAATTCGAAGATAGCGAAGGCTTGCGGCTTGAGCTTGTGGAACGGGAAGAGGGAGCAACCAGTACTTGGGCACACGAAGGAATTCCAACAGATCAAGCGATCAAAGGCTTCGGTGGTGCTGTCCTGTTCAGTGTTAATCCGCAAAGAACGATGGATGCGCTTGAGAAAATTTTGGGATTTGTCAAAGTGGGTGAAAATGAAGAGTATGCCCGTTTCCGGTCGAGTGGAGACATCGGTAATGTTGTGGATGTTCCGGTAACCCGTATACCTCTGGGCATGGGTGGAGCTGGAACGGTGCATCATATTGCATGGCGCGCCACAGATGACGTGGAACATGCACAATGGAGCGAAGCTGTACGTGATTACGGGTATCAACCGACTCCAGTTCGGGATCGTCAGTACTTTAACGCAATTTACTTCAGAGAAGCTGGCGGCATTCTGTTTGAGATTGCTACCGATCCTCCGGGCTTTGCCAAAGATGAACCTGCGGATTCGCTCGGACAAAAATTGATGCTGCCAGAGTGGTTTGAGAAATACCGCCCTCAAATTGAGGACAATCTGCAACCAATCGTGGTAAGAACACTCGAACCTGCTACAACTGCGAAATAA